A section of the Anabaena cylindrica PCC 7122 genome encodes:
- the thrB gene encoding homoserine kinase gives MSLVSTVTVKVPATTANLGPGFDCIGAALKLYNEVKFTRLDAGGLIIQVSGAEAEKVQTDESNLLYQAFVKLYQYIEQTPPSVKIEIKLGVPLARGLGSSATAIVGGLVAANQLAGSPLSELQVMELAIAMEGHPDNVVPALLGGCRLAATSLTGWEICDVTWHRDIVPVVAIPDFELSTSEARRVLPTEVSRADAIFNIAHFGLLLRGLATNRQEWLKAALQDKLHQPYRQALIPGYEAVNTAAVAAGAYGMVISGAGPTLLALADASEAKTVGTAMLNAWKQEGITSIVRSLPLDTQGVTIS, from the coding sequence ATGTCTTTGGTTTCTACTGTTACTGTTAAAGTCCCCGCCACAACTGCTAATTTGGGGCCTGGTTTTGACTGCATTGGTGCTGCATTAAAGCTGTACAACGAAGTTAAGTTCACTCGCCTTGATGCTGGTGGGTTAATTATTCAAGTTTCTGGTGCTGAAGCCGAAAAGGTGCAAACTGATGAGAGTAATTTGCTCTATCAGGCGTTTGTCAAGTTATATCAATATATAGAGCAGACACCGCCATCAGTGAAAATAGAAATTAAGTTGGGTGTACCTTTGGCGAGGGGTTTGGGAAGTTCGGCGACTGCAATTGTCGGGGGTTTAGTGGCTGCTAATCAACTAGCGGGTTCACCTCTGTCTGAGTTGCAGGTGATGGAATTAGCGATCGCTATGGAAGGACATCCTGATAATGTAGTACCAGCTTTATTAGGGGGATGTCGTCTAGCTGCAACTAGCCTAACAGGTTGGGAAATTTGTGATGTTACCTGGCATCGAGATATAGTTCCAGTAGTTGCCATCCCTGATTTTGAATTGTCAACCTCAGAAGCGCGGCGAGTTTTACCCACAGAAGTCAGTCGTGCAGATGCAATTTTTAATATTGCTCATTTTGGTTTATTGTTGCGAGGTTTGGCAACTAATCGTCAAGAATGGTTAAAAGCAGCTTTACAAGATAAGTTACATCAGCCTTATCGACAAGCCTTAATTCCTGGTTACGAAGCGGTAAATACTGCTGCTGTTGCTGCTGGTGCTTATGGCATGGTGATTAGTGGCGCAGGCCCCACACTGTTAGCTTTAGCGGATGCATCTGAAGCAAAAACAGTGGGAACAGCTATGTTAAATGCTTGGAAACAAGAGGGAATTACATCTATTGTGCGATCGCTCCCCCTCGATACTCAAGGGGTAACCATCTCATAG
- a CDS encoding NAD(P)H-quinone oxidoreductase subunit 4, translating into MNAIELPWLSAIIFLPLVATLAIPFIPDKDGKTVRWYGLGIAFADFALMIFALWQSYDFQSSALQLTENYAWIPQIGFNWAVGVDGLSMPLILLTGLINTLAVFAAWKVDNKPRLFYALMLVMYSAQLGVFLAQDLLMFFLMWEIELVPVYLLISIWGGKNRRYAATKFIIYTAAASIFILVAGFAMAFYGDNFTFNMTALGMKEYPQALELALYAGFLIAYGVKLPIFPFHTWLPDAHGEASAPGSMILAGVLLKMGGYALIRFNVGMLTDAHAVFAPVLAVLGVVNIVYGACCAFAQTNLKRRLAYSSIAHMGFVLIGIASYTEIGISGAVLQMVSHGLIAASLFFLSGVTYERTHTLMMDKMGGIAKVMPRTFALFTIGSMASLALPGMSGFVGELMIFLGIGTSDVYSSSFKIVVIFLSAVGVILTPIYLLSMLRQVFYGEQSQELHLDAVVSDVKPRELFITACLLLPIIGIGFYPKLATQAYDVKTVEVAAHARQALPVIAHQQPTNLYSQIFTTPTLASSEIVNIAE; encoded by the coding sequence ATGAATGCGATAGAACTTCCTTGGTTGTCAGCCATAATTTTTTTGCCATTAGTGGCCACCCTAGCCATCCCCTTCATTCCCGATAAAGACGGCAAAACCGTCCGCTGGTACGGGCTAGGAATAGCATTTGCAGACTTTGCATTAATGATTTTTGCCCTCTGGCAGAGCTACGACTTCCAAAGTTCAGCCCTGCAACTCACAGAAAACTATGCTTGGATACCCCAGATTGGTTTTAACTGGGCTGTCGGAGTCGATGGTTTGTCAATGCCCCTAATACTTTTAACAGGCTTAATCAACACTCTCGCAGTATTCGCGGCTTGGAAAGTAGACAACAAGCCGCGATTATTTTATGCCTTGATGTTGGTGATGTACAGCGCGCAATTAGGCGTTTTTCTCGCCCAAGACTTGCTAATGTTCTTCTTAATGTGGGAAATCGAATTAGTACCTGTTTACTTACTAATTTCCATCTGGGGAGGAAAAAACCGCCGCTACGCAGCCACCAAATTCATTATTTATACCGCAGCAGCATCTATATTTATTCTCGTAGCTGGTTTTGCAATGGCATTCTATGGTGATAACTTCACCTTCAACATGACAGCATTGGGAATGAAAGAATATCCCCAAGCCTTAGAACTCGCACTATATGCAGGATTTTTAATTGCCTACGGTGTAAAACTACCAATTTTCCCTTTCCATACATGGTTGCCTGATGCTCACGGTGAAGCATCTGCTCCTGGTTCCATGATTTTGGCAGGTGTATTGTTGAAAATGGGTGGTTATGCACTTATTCGCTTCAACGTGGGAATGTTAACAGATGCCCATGCTGTTTTTGCTCCAGTTTTAGCAGTATTAGGAGTAGTTAACATAGTTTATGGTGCTTGTTGCGCCTTTGCTCAAACCAACCTCAAACGCCGCTTGGCTTACTCTTCAATTGCCCACATGGGGTTTGTATTGATTGGGATTGCTTCCTACACAGAAATCGGCATCAGCGGTGCTGTGTTACAGATGGTTTCCCACGGTTTGATTGCAGCTAGTTTGTTCTTCTTATCTGGTGTGACTTACGAACGTACCCACACCTTAATGATGGATAAAATGGGTGGCATAGCTAAAGTAATGCCCCGAACCTTCGCATTATTTACTATCGGTTCAATGGCTTCTCTAGCTTTACCCGGCATGAGTGGCTTCGTCGGTGAGTTAATGATATTCTTGGGTATTGGCACCAGTGATGTTTACAGTTCTAGCTTCAAAATTGTAGTCATCTTCTTATCAGCAGTTGGCGTAATTCTCACCCCCATTTATTTACTCTCCATGTTGCGTCAAGTGTTCTACGGAGAGCAAAGCCAAGAATTACATTTAGATGCTGTAGTATCTGATGTTAAACCTCGTGAATTATTCATCACCGCTTGTTTATTACTTCCTATCATCGGCATTGGTTTCTATCCTAAGTTAGCCACACAAGCTTATGATGTGAAAACAGTTGAAGTTGCTGCTCATGCTCGTCAAGCATTACCAGTTATTGCTCATCAACAACCAACCAACTTGTACTCGCAAATCTTCACAACACCAACATTAGCGAGTTCTGAAATTGTTAATATAGCCGAGTAA
- a CDS encoding 2TM domain-containing protein produces MAYNSEEMQQILEVAFARQQQGEFTREQIIEIASELGLSSESLKAAEQEWLTREIEVKKQHKSKAQERKEFKSHLITFVGVNGFLILLNLLVSPSYFWAIFPLLGWGLGLFIHAMKTYIIES; encoded by the coding sequence ATGGCTTATAACTCAGAAGAAATGCAACAGATTTTGGAAGTAGCTTTTGCCCGTCAGCAACAGGGAGAATTTACACGGGAACAGATTATAGAAATTGCATCAGAATTGGGACTTTCATCAGAGTCATTAAAAGCTGCGGAACAAGAATGGTTAACAAGGGAAATAGAAGTGAAAAAACAACATAAATCTAAAGCCCAAGAACGTAAGGAATTTAAATCACATCTGATTACTTTTGTCGGGGTGAATGGATTTTTAATTCTGTTAAATTTGTTAGTAAGTCCTTCATATTTTTGGGCAATTTTCCCTCTTTTGGGTTGGGGATTAGGTTTGTTTATTCATGCTATGAAGACATATATTATTGAGTCTTGA
- a CDS encoding DNA cytosine methyltransferase — MNRSISIFSFFSGSGFLDLGFETTGYKITYVNEIFPPFLSAYRYSREILQLPSPEYGYHQGEDADVSKLIAGTPAQRLNELVKDSRKSNNIIGFIGGPPCPDFSIGGKNKGHLGDNGKLSSAYIELICQNLPDFFLFENVKGLWRTTKHRSFYESLKIKLQQAGYILIERLINAIEYGVPQDRDRIILIGFRNNLLKDMGIKSDFTFPWEKYIRYPQSKVFAYPWNKCEPFKEDSIIICPDYIPQELTVEYWFRKNDVLNHPNAKHYFQPRAGITKFATIDEGDDSKKSFKRLHRWRYSPTACYGNNEVHLHPYKIRRISVAEALAIQSLPANFSLPENMSLTNMFKTVGNGVPYLAAKALAETILDFLTIRKKSDE, encoded by the coding sequence ATGAATCGTAGCATTTCCATCTTCTCCTTCTTCTCCGGTTCAGGATTCCTCGATTTAGGCTTTGAAACCACAGGCTATAAAATCACATACGTCAACGAAATATTCCCACCTTTCTTATCCGCATATCGCTATTCACGGGAAATTCTTCAACTTCCATCTCCTGAATATGGATATCATCAAGGGGAGGACGCAGACGTAAGCAAATTAATAGCAGGAACACCAGCACAACGATTAAATGAATTAGTCAAAGATTCCCGCAAATCAAATAATATAATTGGTTTTATTGGTGGGCCACCTTGTCCTGATTTTTCTATTGGTGGCAAAAACAAAGGACATTTAGGAGATAATGGTAAACTCTCATCTGCTTATATTGAATTGATTTGTCAAAACTTACCCGATTTCTTTTTATTTGAAAATGTCAAAGGTCTGTGGAGAACAACTAAACATCGTTCATTTTATGAATCATTAAAAATCAAATTACAACAAGCAGGTTATATATTAATAGAACGGTTAATTAATGCTATTGAATATGGTGTACCGCAAGATAGAGACAGAATTATTTTAATTGGCTTTAGAAATAATTTACTCAAGGATATGGGAATAAAATCTGATTTTACCTTTCCTTGGGAAAAATATATTAGATATCCTCAATCAAAAGTGTTTGCTTATCCTTGGAATAAGTGCGAACCATTTAAAGAAGATTCTATAATTATTTGTCCTGATTATATTCCTCAAGAATTAACCGTTGAATATTGGTTTAGAAAAAATGATGTGCTAAACCATCCCAATGCTAAACATTATTTTCAACCAAGAGCAGGTATTACTAAATTTGCTACTATTGATGAAGGAGATGATTCTAAAAAGTCATTTAAACGTCTCCACAGATGGCGTTATTCTCCTACAGCTTGCTATGGGAATAACGAAGTACATTTGCATCCTTACAAAATCAGACGTATTTCTGTTGCGGAAGCTTTAGCTATACAATCTTTACCCGCTAATTTTTCACTTCCAGAAAATATGTCACTTACAAATATGTTTAAAACTGTAGGTAATGGTGTGCCTTACTTAGCAGCAAAAGCATTAGCTGAAACTATTTTGGATTTCTTGACAATTAGAAAAAAGTCTGATGAATAA
- a CDS encoding nucleotidyl transferase AbiEii/AbiGii toxin family protein has product MKNLHTEIDSETKKFLTDFKYIIDSLKVPMLLIGAQARLLIFDSQYKVQGRATKDWDVAVKLDSWDKYDLLITTMTTGQNPLFKTSRVIHKFIHIETGLEVDVIPFGDISKPTEEINWKDGNQMSVLGLEEAFANTQIIIIDNIEIRVADIDAFIALKLLAWHERRENKDLEDIITVLLKSPNEEDEQRVYDEFIDEIIEGRFEVDEAAIIFIGRNIQNKFKSETLNKIKEIVELILKGQNKYIPPFVSKNSEDWDETFDKIVNRFKSLQYGLTNFSA; this is encoded by the coding sequence ATGAAAAACTTACATACTGAAATTGACTCAGAAACTAAAAAATTCCTCACTGATTTTAAATATATCATTGATTCATTAAAAGTTCCTATGCTGTTGATAGGCGCTCAAGCAAGACTGTTAATCTTTGATAGTCAATATAAAGTTCAAGGTCGTGCAACTAAAGATTGGGATGTGGCAGTAAAATTAGATAGTTGGGATAAATATGATCTGCTGATAACCACAATGACGACTGGACAAAATCCTCTATTTAAAACAAGTAGAGTCATTCATAAATTTATTCATATTGAAACTGGGCTAGAAGTTGATGTTATTCCCTTTGGAGATATAAGTAAACCCACAGAGGAAATTAATTGGAAAGATGGTAATCAAATGAGTGTTTTGGGCTTAGAAGAAGCTTTTGCAAATACACAGATTATTATAATTGATAACATAGAAATTCGGGTAGCTGATATTGATGCTTTTATAGCTTTAAAACTACTAGCTTGGCATGAAAGAAGAGAGAATAAAGATCTAGAAGATATTATCACAGTATTGCTAAAATCTCCCAATGAAGAAGATGAACAGCGTGTTTATGATGAATTTATTGACGAAATTATAGAAGGAAGATTTGAAGTAGATGAAGCTGCTATTATTTTTATAGGTAGAAATATTCAGAATAAATTCAAAAGTGAAACTCTTAACAAAATCAAAGAAATTGTCGAGCTTATTTTGAAAGGTCAAAATAAATATATTCCGCCATTCGTTTCCAAAAATTCAGAGGATTGGGATGAGACTTTTGACAAAATAGTTAACCGTTTTAAATCACTACAATATGGATTAACTAATTTTTCTGCATAA
- a CDS encoding type IV toxin-antitoxin system AbiEi family antitoxin yields MQPKHPWLQKCIQKLEELPQIETTTTIEPFLENTLADGLLTIYTPHNKLKYVVEIKSPVTLDTLDSTINYLNHLNQQLSNGQRTLLVTDVLSDAVVNELLEINLEFIDTTGNIYLNNSSLYILVRSSSTQSKKILSAPNITTSTLKVAYALLQDPSILQYHNFDYDLEQIVNVAGIDSTIVKPSVLKKIANAASVDYQTVKGSLETLYQLNYLQRQRSGTYRIENYTKLFERWEMGYIENLRPELLIGTFSRRENINIDLNDISKEIIKLAQIKQLTIGGKVLDPITIGGEVLDLITIGGELGAAMVTGYLQPIRMTIHIPEECNYRVITTMLHLNPDPKGNIIILKQFGNKNQPKYSLYEYVADPLLIHAELSLNPDTRLKETAKRLYEKYIITRQEIAEIV; encoded by the coding sequence ATGCAACCTAAGCATCCTTGGCTACAAAAATGTATACAAAAGCTAGAAGAATTACCCCAGATAGAGACAACAACAACTATAGAACCTTTTTTAGAAAATACTTTAGCAGATGGACTGTTAACTATTTATACGCCTCATAACAAACTCAAATATGTAGTTGAAATTAAATCTCCTGTAACTTTAGATACGCTCGATTCAACCATTAATTATCTTAACCATCTCAACCAACAACTTAGCAATGGTCAAAGAACACTGCTCGTTACAGATGTACTTTCTGATGCAGTTGTGAATGAATTACTTGAAATAAATCTTGAATTTATTGATACGACTGGGAATATTTACCTCAACAATTCATCACTATATATTTTAGTTAGAAGTAGTTCAACACAAAGCAAAAAAATACTATCTGCTCCTAATATTACTACCAGCACTCTAAAAGTTGCTTATGCTCTACTTCAAGATCCAAGTATTTTACAATATCATAATTTTGATTATGATTTAGAGCAGATTGTAAATGTTGCAGGTATTGATTCTACGATTGTGAAACCCAGTGTTTTGAAAAAAATAGCAAACGCTGCAAGTGTTGACTATCAAACTGTAAAAGGCAGTCTAGAAACTTTGTATCAACTGAATTATTTACAACGTCAACGAAGTGGAACATATCGGATTGAAAATTATACAAAACTCTTTGAAAGATGGGAAATGGGGTATATAGAAAATTTGCGTCCAGAACTTTTGATAGGTACATTTAGTCGCAGAGAAAATATAAATATAGATTTAAACGATATATCGAAAGAAATAATAAAACTAGCCCAAATTAAACAACTTACAATTGGAGGAAAAGTATTAGATCCAATTACAATTGGAGGAGAAGTATTAGATTTAATTACAATTGGAGGAGAATTAGGTGCTGCAATGGTCACAGGTTATTTACAACCAATCAGAATGACTATTCATATTCCTGAAGAATGTAATTATCGTGTGATCACAACTATGTTGCATCTTAACCCAGATCCCAAGGGTAATATTATCATCTTGAAGCAATTTGGTAATAAAAATCAGCCTAAATATTCGTTATATGAATATGTAGCAGATCCTTTACTTATTCATGCAGAATTGTCTTTAAACCCAGATACAAGACTTAAAGAAACAGCTAAACGTCTGTACGAAAAATATATTATTACAAGACAAGAAATTGCAGAAATAGTATAA